The nucleotide window tattactccctccgttctttaatgatagactttttagaaaaaaaatttgtttcaaaatgatgtattttttgtgtgtttttatgaaaaaaattataaacttcaagaaattaattgactttattgaattactattggttaaaatttattgagaattgaaaattacataaaatgatacatttattattgtaatttaatgtgttttcttaatatgtgtgaaaatattaaaaagtatatatttgtGAAACGGAGGGAATATGtagctaaaaataaaatagaaattggAAATAAtgaccaattttttttatgaccAAAAATTTAGTATGTTTATCCTTATCGGATAAtaattttttctcatttttgtttttattgctctttctatttattaaattaatgaaataaatagcttagaaacccaaaaaaactatgaaaattttgaacaatatatatagaagaaataCACATATCAATGTAGTAGTATTTCTTAGGTTCTAAAActtgttaaataaaaatttcaaatcttGTTCTAAGAATAGCAgattttatattctaaaaatgACATAATAGAAATTGAATTCTACGCTTTGTTAGACAATATActtttatttgaataattaGTCTACAAATGTCAAAGTTTGctaaatttctttttaattttctatttttagtcTATAACTCTAAATTTGCAGGATTATGCAATCTACCAACAACTCAAAATTTGAAGATTAGTAGAATATGATTTCGAACCCCTGACTTATTTCTACCCCGAGTAGAATATATAATCTACATATAATCATGATCAAATCTTTGAAAATATATGCAATTTGTTTTTCTCATATATGATACAATCAATTTTCTttccaaattttatttatttatttctatataTGCAAATCGATTCACTTTTGAttggtttttattttagttaaacttttaatatataaaaacaaaaatctaatttttttatttatatatatgaaaattagtttcaatatgaaaattttatttttaattatttttgaattggttttattattttcaatacaattaaaaatatatgaaaatctTCTTTTATGTccatatatacaaatattttaatttttaattagttttattttaattaagtttttaatatatagaaataagtttttaaattgtattttaaatgataaatgAATGGCTATGTTGGGTTTTcatcaaatattatattaaaggGACCAATTTCTGTCGGTATTATCTTATAAAGACAATTATGCTAAATGTTTGGTCTATATTTCTAAtattccaaaaaataaaatcaaatattaccATTGACTTTTTAATGTGTACGTCCCCTAGATCAAATGATATTTGTATGTCCTAATAATTGTACGATGTCGCACGTTGTAAAATTGAATAATACGAAGTGACGCGATTCGCAGGATCCAATGACTAAACTATTCTTGTTCCCAAGTAAAGCGCGTCTAGAGTTCGTACAAGTACCACGTTGacctttttatatattatgagtGTGACCGGTAACCATCATAGATAGGAACGGATAGGAAATGAATGAGTATGAATAGAATTTTAGGAATGAtggttccttatcaaaattaaaaaggaataaatttgttatataattCTCTACGAACAAAGGAACGAAGAGTAATGCAAAGGAAAATACATTTCTCATGAATggtaaaaaatttaagaaatattaagGAACATAGTGTTTCTCATCGTTCCTTTGGTCACCAGTCacacccgtagtttttttttgttatttctaaTGATATGGTAAtactaataatttttcaacTATAACCAAATATTAATACTGTTTAGAATTCGCAATTTTTTAGATAATGTATTTTACTctgttttgtgtttatcttactATTTCTACCATAGTAAGACATGATATTATAGATAAGTGTCATGAAAATTTATACATGCCAAACTGTCAACCCATATAACAAAGTTGGCGAACGCAGGAGGAACATTTGCACTGTACTCATTGATATGTCGGTATGCTAAAACGGGACTTATCCCAAACCAAGAGCCAGAAGATAGAGAACTCTCAAACTATACACTTGAACTTCCAAACACACAGCACAGAAGAGCTCATAAGATCAAAGAGAAGCTCGAGAATTTCAAATTCGCTAAGATCACACTCTTCCTTGTCACTATTATGGGCACCTCCATGGTCATTGGTGATGGTATTCTTACTCCTTCAATCTCAGGTATGCACCTAAGAAAACAATTGACCATCATGAGGTAAAATATCCTCCagaattatattaattaacaaatttcatgatttttttaCGTGATCCAGTACTTTCAGCAGTAAGCGGAATCAAATCTCTCGGACAAGGTAAACTGACTCATCCATCTTCTAGCTTATATTCTAATTGATatattactccctctgttctgaaatgtaagatgtttataataatttttatgttccaaTATATAAAATGTTCTCATTTTTCTAGGTAACTTTaagtttatcaaaaactgtgtaggcaatcaaatttaatagttctattttgtaattggttgagtagtttttagtttataattttaatgatattttctaggtaaaaaataattttcttaataagtgtgtaCTATCCAAAACATCTTACATTTCAGAATAGAGGGAGTATAATATAATTGATGTTGTTTTTGAGTTGGTAGTATATGATTCCTAACAATATTCAAATGTAACAATTTAACCTATATAAATGTGATCTAATGGCATTTGATGATGGTAATGTGCAGACACGGTCGTTGGTGTTTCAGTTGCAATCTTAATTCTACTATTCGCATTTCAGCGGTTTGGAACGGATAAAGTTGGATTCTCGTTTGCCCCGATCATCCTTCTATGGTTCACATTTCTGACTGGAATTGGTCTCGCTAATCTGTTCAAGCATGGCTTTACCGTCCTAAAAGCACTTAATCCACTCTATATTATTCACTACTTTACAAGAAATGGTAGAAAGGGTTGGATTTCACTTGGAGGTGTCTTCCTCTGCATCACTGGTGGGAATCCATAAAACGAttgtatatgtattatataatcCCAAATATCAAATATACTTTATAATGATTGAATGTAATTTGTTGAATCAGGGACGGAGGCCATGTTTGCTGATCTAGGTCATTTCAGTGTTCGAGCCGTACAGGTGATTTTTATATCCTTACCCTTGCTATATAAGTAAAGAGGATAtcttaaacataaatattttagacaTATATATCACACTGAGAACTGAAAATTATATAAGAGAAATTGGACCAATTCACTCATTGCAAATAGATTTGAAAACTCATCacacatatttttgatgtttaatAATACTAATCTATTTTTCCCAAACAAAACGTTGCAGATTAGTTTCTCATGTATCGCATATCCAGCGCTGTTAACAATATATTGTGGGCAGGCTGCCTACCTGACCAAACATAGTTCGAACGTTTCAAATACTTTCTATGACTCAATCCCAGGTTTGTTTATCTCAAACTAattcatcatattatatataagtgCATACAAACAGTGTTCTTAGTGGTTGTTTATGAATTTGCACCTCAAAATAAATTGGAAAAGGACGATTCCTACTCAGTTTTAATCTAGATATCTAACAACATAACACTGGATGAAACTTAACAGATCCGTTTTACTGGCCAACATTTGTGGTGGCGGTGGCAGCATCGATTATAGCAAGCCAAGCTATGATATCCGGTGCCTTCTCAGTCATCTCGCAGTCTCTACGTATGGGTTGTTTCCCTCGAGTTAAAGTGGTTCACACGTCGGCTAAGTACGAGGGACAAGTATACATCCCTGAGATCAACTACTTCCTCATGCTCGCATGTGTGGCTGTTACTCTCGCCTTCAGGACCACCGAGAAGATAGGACACGCTTATGGAATCGCGGTGGTAACCGTCATGGTCATCACGACCTTCATGGTGACTCTCATAATGCTTGTTATTTGGAAGACCAACATAGTGTGGATCGCTATGTTCTTGATCATCTTTGGCTCCATAGAGATGTTATACCTTTCTTCGGTTATGTACAAGTTCACGAGCGGTGGTTATCTACCGCTTGCAATAACGGTGGTTTTGATGGCAGTAATGGCGATTTGGCAATACGTCCACGTCCTCAAGTACCGGTACGAACTTAGGGAGAAGATTTCTGGTGAAACCGCTATACAAATGGCTACAAGTCCTGACATAAACCGTGTTCCGGGCATTGCTCTATTCTACACGGAGCTTGTTCACGGCATAACTCCGTTGTACTCTCACTATATCTCAAATCTTTCTTCGGTCCATACGGTTTTCGTCTTGATATCCATCAAGTCACTTCCCGTGTGCCGTGTGACACCATCAGAACGATTCTTTTTCCGTTACGTGGAGCCCAAGGATTTTGGGATGTTTCGATGTGTTGTGAGGTATGGTTACAAGGAAGATATCGAAGAGCCAGATGAGTTCGAGCGCCAGTTTGTTCATTACTTAAAGGAGTTCATCCATCACGAGTACTTCATTTCCGGAGGAGAAGTGGAAGAGACGGAGAAAGAGGAGGAAACAAATGTTCAGACTACACTTGTGCCATTGTCTAACTCAGTCCCTTCCTCCGGGCGGATCGGGTCTGTGCATTCATCTTCCTCGGACAAGATTAGGTCGGGAAGGGTCGTGCAGGTGCAATCCGTGGAGAGTCAGAAGGATTTGGTGGAGAAAGCTAGAGAGAAAGGAATGGTTTATCTAATGGGAGAGACTGAAATTACGGCGGATAAGGATTCTTCTCTGTTTAAGAAGTTCATAGTGAACCATGCTTACAATTTCTTGAAGAAAAATTGCCGAGAAGGAGACAAAGCACTTGCGATTCCAAGGTCAAAGCTTCTTAAGGTTGGCATGACTTATGAGCTGTAAGATTCACTAACTCGTCTATTTTCTTTGTGAGACTGTCTGGTGTGATTTGTACGTGTGGTTTAAGTTCAATGTGACTTAAATTCTCCATGTAACCATGTTTCAGCGACGCttggtttgttttttctttcttttaattatGGTATGTGTATGGTGATCTTTTGGTTTGTGAATGTCACACTGTTTATTGCAAGAAATCATGAACCAAGTAGATTTGAGCTTTACAAGACCTTACCTATATGAAAATGAgattaataaaaatagataGGTCATAGAGCTTtactaaaatgtaaaaaaaaagaatgaaaaggattaatttgaatgtaaattgtaactatgaaataaaattattggaATAAAGATGGATAAATAAAATGAATGGAATTAATTTAAAATGGAATATATTCATTCCATTCATTCCTAAACAAAACTATAGAGGAATGTCTAGGAAtgattttatttgtatattttggGAATGATTGTGGAAGTGATGGAATGTATTCTATTCCATTCAAATAAAAATGGTAGATAAATCATGGAATTAATGGAATAAGTCATTCCAAATTATTCCACATCAAAACGAGATAAAATCAAGCAACATGTATTTGAAAAAGCATCCATTCAAATTAAATGGTAAACAAACTCAACTTAAGCATCTTGTATTTGAAAAAGAAACAGATAGCCTGTGGTGAATAATATATCGATCGTCCTTCTTTGATCTCTTTGGCTTTGGTTTGAGAAGCTATTGGTCACGTCTCTCACATCTCTGCTTATCCATGTTCACCTGAATTCTTGGCGTCtgattttggattttgatttcaTTTAGATCCACTCTCTCTCCCATCCATTGTTCTAGCTTGagaatcaaaataaaaagagaaagtaGAGATATGAAGATGGCATTCAGTTTAGTTAACATCTTCTCTGCATGTATTTGGACATATGGCTTCTCACTCTCAAATTTGAGAAAATAGTAACAGATATCTAAAACCGCACCTTACAATCCAGTGGAAAATGAGAAGGCTAGTCGA belongs to Brassica rapa cultivar Chiifu-401-42 chromosome A07, CAAS_Brap_v3.01, whole genome shotgun sequence and includes:
- the LOC103829994 gene encoding potassium transporter 5; its protein translation is MDGEEHQINDEINNHDHEQKLKEKKKSWGKLFRPDSFSIEAGKTPTNTGHPSLMSWRTTMSLAFQSLGVVYGDIGTSPLYVYASTFTEGIHEKDDIIGVLSLIIYTLTLVALLKYVFIVLQANDNGEGGTFALYSLICRYAKTGLIPNQEPEDRELSNYTLELPNTQHRRAHKIKEKLENFKFAKITLFLVTIMGTSMVIGDGILTPSISVLSAVSGIKSLGQDTVVGVSVAILILLFAFQRFGTDKVGFSFAPIILLWFTFLTGIGLANLFKHGFTVLKALNPLYIIHYFTRNGRKGWISLGGVFLCITGTEAMFADLGHFSVRAVQISFSCIAYPALLTIYCGQAAYLTKHSSNVSNTFYDSIPDPFYWPTFVVAVAASIIASQAMISGAFSVISQSLRMGCFPRVKVVHTSAKYEGQVYIPEINYFLMLACVAVTLAFRTTEKIGHAYGIAVVTVMVITTFMVTLIMLVIWKTNIVWIAMFLIIFGSIEMLYLSSVMYKFTSGGYLPLAITVVLMAVMAIWQYVHVLKYRYELREKISGETAIQMATSPDINRVPGIALFYTELVHGITPLYSHYISNLSSVHTVFVLISIKSLPVCRVTPSERFFFRYVEPKDFGMFRCVVRYGYKEDIEEPDEFERQFVHYLKEFIHHEYFISGGEVEETEKEEETNVQTTLVPLSNSVPSSGRIGSVHSSSSDKIRSGRVVQVQSVESQKDLVEKAREKGMVYLMGETEITADKDSSLFKKFIVNHAYNFLKKNCREGDKALAIPRSKLLKVGMTYEL